The following coding sequences are from one Streptomyces sp. NBC_00536 window:
- a CDS encoding helix-turn-helix domain-containing protein, producing MEVPVQGDRLQPQGEPARKKAPPPLSPYRRGDQATVFAVPAGHTLTVKAEPTSTGFVGRSFAMDSLEFLRWAAVYFHDDALSLRVVIFLMGSQEPGGLIKATQEQLAKTLQAHRVHVNRSMRLLVGLGLVHMVKRGVYQLNPQASLRGGVTEVEEAEPRRSHEKLTRKIDQLAIIDAFRHDPKALEEFKWLELPKPAPRRPRNRKKPAEPDTSEE from the coding sequence GTGGAAGTGCCTGTACAGGGCGACCGGCTCCAGCCTCAGGGTGAGCCGGCGCGGAAGAAGGCTCCCCCACCGCTCAGTCCGTACCGCAGGGGTGACCAGGCGACCGTCTTCGCGGTGCCGGCGGGACACACCCTCACGGTCAAGGCTGAGCCAACATCGACCGGTTTCGTGGGGCGCAGCTTCGCCATGGACTCGCTGGAGTTCCTGCGGTGGGCCGCGGTGTACTTCCACGACGACGCTCTGAGCTTGCGGGTCGTGATCTTCCTGATGGGCTCGCAGGAGCCTGGTGGGCTGATCAAAGCGACCCAGGAACAGTTGGCCAAGACGCTCCAGGCGCACCGGGTCCACGTGAACCGGTCGATGCGTCTCCTGGTCGGCCTCGGACTCGTACACATGGTCAAGCGCGGCGTGTACCAGCTCAACCCGCAGGCATCGCTGCGCGGTGGGGTGACCGAGGTCGAGGAGGCCGAGCCACGAAGGTCCCACGAGAAGCTGACTCGTAAGATTGATCAGCTAGCGATCATCGACGCCTTCCGACATGATCCGAAGGCGCTCGAAGAGTTCAAGTGGCTCGAACTTCCTAAGCCAGCACCCCGAAGGCCGCGCAACCGCAAGAAGCCCGCAGAACCGGACACATCGGAGGAATAG
- a CDS encoding MarR family transcriptional regulator, which yields MNAPVLLWGSFNVFAYLPNVPGPALRLLVHLMGTQEAGGRIVQTQQVIADYLGVDRALVSRGLKHLELARLVVKEGQGIYRLNPMVAAFHTPAEAQTAFNAMKPEDYLDVPDFEERYQAAVADDELARKRKAAERKKTAPVGDLTAHRRRRNQAAS from the coding sequence GTGAACGCCCCTGTGTTGCTGTGGGGTTCGTTCAACGTCTTCGCGTACCTCCCGAACGTTCCGGGGCCCGCTCTGAGGCTGCTCGTGCACCTCATGGGAACGCAGGAGGCCGGAGGCCGGATCGTGCAGACTCAGCAGGTGATCGCCGATTATCTGGGAGTCGACCGGGCGCTGGTCAGCCGGGGACTGAAGCACCTGGAGCTCGCACGGCTCGTGGTGAAAGAGGGGCAGGGCATCTACCGGCTCAACCCCATGGTGGCGGCATTCCACACGCCGGCGGAGGCGCAGACCGCGTTCAATGCGATGAAGCCTGAGGATTACCTCGACGTCCCGGACTTCGAGGAGCGGTATCAGGCCGCTGTCGCGGATGATGAGCTCGCCCGGAAGAGGAAGGCCGCGGAGCGGAAGAAGACGGCGCCCGTGGGTGACCTCACCGCGCACCGCCGACGCAGGAACCAGGCCGCATCCTGA